The Pseudanabaena sp. ABRG5-3 genome includes the window AGCGATTGCAAGGGAAATCAAAGATCGCCTTGGCGAGGGAAATTCGCTCGGAAATCTGGGAAATGCTTACGATGCTCTCGGCAAATATGACAAGGCGATTGAGTTTTATTCGCAAACATTAGCGATCGCTAGAGAAATCAAAGATCGCAGTGGTGAAATGAATGGGCTGAATGATTTAGGTGAGACCTACGAAAAGCTAAATCGAGATCGAGAAGCAATGATTTCTTTTCAGCAAGCATTGACCATTGCCAGAGAAATTGGTGATAGAAGCGTCGAAGGTTATGCTCTTGCCAATCTAGGAATTGTATTATCCAGAGCCAAACGCCCCGAATTAGCGATTCTCTTTTACAAGCAATCGATCAACGTCCGCGAAGCAATTCGCAAAGATATCAAAAAACTTGATAAAGACATCCAACATTCCTACCTAGCTACAGTCGCAGATACCTACCGCAACCTCGCTGACCTGCTGCTCCAACAAAACCGCATCATGGAAGCACTCCAAATCCTCGACCTTCTCAAAATCCAAGAACTCGAAGACTACCTCAAAAACATCAAAGGCAACGACAGAACATCGCAAGGTGTCAGCCCCTTAGCACCAGAGAAAGCTATTAGCGATCAGCTTTTAGCCATTAGCTTTGAGAATGCTCCAGACATCAATAATCAACTAGCTAGCCAAATCCAACAATTACCCAAAACCGAAATTAACAAAGTCCCCGACTATCTCAACCAAATCCCCGCAGGAACCGTATTACTCTATCCCTTCATCCTTGGTGACAGACTCGAACTCATTCTCTTTGCCCCCAATACCTTACCAATTCATCGCACCGTTGCCATCAAACAAACTGAGCTAGAAGAACTAATTAAAGATTTCCGTGGCGCATTACAGGATAGTGGAACTGAAGACTTTCGAGAACCATCACAGAAATTCTATAACCTGCTGATTAAACCTATCGAAAGCGAACTGATTAACACCAAAACCATCTTCTATGCTCCTGACGGTATTTTGCGCTATGTTCCCCTTGCTGCCCTCTATGACGGTAAACAATGGCTCGCCGAAAAATATCGAATTAATAACCTCATCGCCTATAGCCTCAGTGATTTTAAACCTCAGCCCAAAATAGAACCAAGCATCCTCGCAGGAGCTTTTGGCGGTAAAGCTGGCGAGTACAAATTTGGACAAAAGACTTTACCCTTCACCATAGGCGAAGTCCGCATGATTGCCAAAACCTTTACCAATTCCAATACCCTCGAAGAAAATGACTTTAGCCGTCAAGCTACGGAAACAGGTTTAAAACAGCATAGTATTCTCCATCTTGCCACCCATGCCGAATTTAATGCGGGTAGTCCCGATGACTCACGCATCTTCTTTGGTAATGGTGATATCCTCAAGCTGCGTGAAATCTCCGACCTTTCAATGCAAAACATCAACCTGATCGTCTTGAGTGCTTGTCAGACAGGTTTATCAGGATACAGTGACGGGGTTGAGATTTTGGGATTTGGCTATCAGGTGCAGAAAGCAGGAGCAAAACAGGCGATCGCTTCGCTCTGGTCAGTCAGTGATGAGGGGACTCAAGCGCTGATGTCAGCCTTTTATCGGGAACTTCAGAAGGGTGATGTCACTGCCGTTGAGGCTTTGCATCGGGCGCAAATTAGCTTGATTAAGTCAGAGAAATTTAATCATCCTAATTACTGGTCGGCTTTCTTTGCGATCGGTAATGGTTTGTAAGTAGTTTAGTTTATAACTATAGCGATGAAACTTCCTAAGCAAAGCTTGACTTAGGAAGTTTCATTAATGTACTTTTTCGCAGAGCATCTCCTACAGCATAAACGGATAGGGCATGAGGCTCCTTGCTTGTTAAGCTAACCAATGCCTCCTAAAATTAAAGCAAGCCTAAAAGTATGGGCATTTCTGCGTCAATTAGAGCATAGTTAACTTGCAAGTTTAATGAGCATAAAAGTCGTTTCCACTTCCCCATTTGCTGACCAGAAGCCCGGTACTTCTGGACTTAGAAAAAAAGTTACCGTTTTTCAAACGCCTAACTATCTCGAAAATTTCGTTCAATCCATATTTGATAGCCTCGAAGGATTTGCAGGACAAACCCTCGTCGTCGGTGGTGATGGACGCTACTACAACCGTCATGCCATCCAAGTAATCCTCAAAATGGCAGCCGCCAATGGTTTTGGCAAGATCATGGTTGGACGTGGTGGCATTTTATCTACACCTGCTGCCTCCTGTGTCATTCGTAAATACAATGCCTTCGGTGGAATCATCCTCTCCGCAAGTCATAACCCCGCAGGTAAAGATGGCGACTTCGGCATCAAGTACAACACAGGTAATGGTGGTCCCGCACCCGAAAAAATCACCGATGCCATCTATGACATCACCAAGAGCATTAGTGAATACAAAATCCTTGAAGCCAGTGACCTCGACCTCGATCGCATAGGCGAAACCAAACTCGGCGATACGGTTGTGGAAGTGATCGACTCCGTTGCAGACTACGCGGAATTGATGGAATCGCTCTTTGATTTCGATCGCATTAAATTATTACTTGCCTCCCCAGATTTCAGCCTGCGCTTCGATGGAATGCACGCGGTAACTGGTCCCTATGCTCAAGAAATTCTAGTTAATCGTTTAGGCGCACCTGCTAGCGCTTTGCAAAATTGCGTACCGCTTGAAGACTTTGGCGATGGACATCCTGACCCCAACTTGGTCTATGCCCATGATCTCGTTGAAGTGCTTTATGGCGATGATGCTCCTGACTTTGGTGCGGCTTCCGATGGCGATGGCGATCGCAATATGATCCTTGGCAAAAAATTCTTTGTCACTCCTAGCGACAGCCTCGCAATTCTCGCCGCCAATGCCCATCATGTCCCTGCCTACAAAGGTGGACTTGCAGGTATTGCCCGTTCCATGCCCACCAGCCAAGCTCCCGATCGCGTTGCTGCGAGACTTGGAATCGAGAGCTATGAAACACCGACGGGTTGGAAATTCTTTGGTAACTTGCTCGATGCAGGTAAGGCAACTCTTTGCGGTGAAGAAAGCTTTGGTACTGGCTCTAATCACGTTCGCGAAAAGGATGGACTTTGGGCAGTCTTATTCTGGCTAAATGTTCTGGCGGCACGTCAGCAATCGGTCGAGGCGATCGTCAAGGAACATTGGCAGCTTTATGGACGTAATTTCTACTCCCGCCATGACTATGAAGGCGTAGATAGCGATCGCGCCAATACCCTTGTTAATAATCTCCGTAATAAATTTGCTGAATTAAAAGGTCAGAAATTTGGCAATTACGAAGTTGCCTTTGCTGATGATTTTAGCTATACCGATCCTGTCGATGGCAGTGTTAGCAATAACCAAGGTATCAGAATTGGCTTCACCGATGATTCGCGGATTGTCTTCCGTCTGTCGGGTACTGGCACTCAAGGTGCAACTCTCCGTCTATACGTCGAGAGCTATGAGCCAAATATTGCTAAGCATTCCATTGATACACAAGAGGCTCTGAAGGAGTTGATCGAAATTGCCGATCAAATTGCTCAAATTAAAGTCTTAACAGGACGCGAGCAACCTACGGTAATTACATAAATAAATAAAAAAAGCGGCGCATCGCGCCGCTTTTTTTAAGGTTTTTTAGTTTCGGGTGTTGTGCTAGGCGATTGAGCAGGAGATGTAAAGGGTTGTTTTTGAGGAGCTAGAGAAGCCAGACGTTTTACTTCATCCTTAAACTCGGCAGGAGCTAACTCTAAACCTTTATCAAAGAGTTTCTTTGCCTCATCTTCTTTGCCTTGGACTTGTTTTAACTGCGCCTTACCAACGTAGGGTCGGAAATCCTTGGCATTTTCTTTAATCATTTGATCGTAGGTAGCGATCGAATCGTCAAGGCGGTTTTGTTGGCGATAGACTTCACCGAGAATCCAACGCACTGAACCTGTATCTACAGTATTTGCTTGGATTTTATTGGCAGTTTCCGCAGTCTTGAGCGTATCCTGAAGTAACCCGATCGCAGCTTCAGGACGCTTATCATTTAGCTCAAGCCCAACTACACTTTGCAATGCGGGAATATACCCCGGTTTTGTCGTTAAAATCTTGCGATATTCCGCCGCCGCATTTTTTGGATCTTTGAGTTCGAGATAAGTTTTTGCTAAGGTCATCCGATATTCAGGCGTATCTGGAAAAGAATCGGCAAGAGTCTGTAATGGCTCGATAGTTTCCTTAGTTTTGCCTAATTGGTTGCGGAGATTGACTAAGCCAATTAGTGCGGTTTGATTTTTAGGATCGCTTTTGAGTACAGCCTCAAAACCCTCAATTTGGATTTTAATCCGCTCCTGTTCTGAGGTGTTTTGATTGGGATTAGCAGCTTGCTGCGTAGGTGGAGCAAAAAGACCACCAATCAGTGGTGCGATCGATACGCCCAAAAATGAGAGCGTAATTACGATTAAGACCCCATTAATAATCCATTGCCTTGCTGTACGTTGAGTCACGATATTTACCCTAAATCCAGATACATCATAATAGCAGTTGGCAATAAATAGTTAGAGGCGTACCCAAAGGGTATGCCTCTAGATACTAACCACCGACATGAATACCAGGACGGCGTTTCGGATCTTTTTCGGCAGTGCGTAACACCTCGCGTGTCACGATCGCAATATCACCCTCACCAAACAGAATAAAGCGCATCAAGTATTGGAGCGGATTACCCTCAGCCCAACCAAAATAGGCATGGGGAAGTTTTTGGGTACGTTCGCGAATCTCGAATAAAATTGCAGCGATCGTATTGGGTACAGCCGCACCACGCGATCGCAAAATTCGATGTTTGCCTACCTGATGCCCTTGGATATAAATCGTTCCCGCAAACTCAGAGGGATCGGAAACTTTGATTTCTAAGAAAATCAAAGGATCGTCAACGGGTAAATGATGTTCTTGGCGCGTATCTTGTTCTTTTTGGCGATATTCCTGTTCATCACCGCGATTAGGACGGTGGGCAATAATCCGTACTGTATGGTCGGCAGTAGTCTCGATAAAACTCTGGGCAAGTTCATCCATTTCTATATGATCTGCCCGTAACTCCGTTGATCGCCACACCCGTGATACCAATGAGGTCACAACAATAATTCCAATGAAAATTGCTGCAATTTTGATCCCATCTGGTCTTTCAACAATATTCGCGATCGTTGTATAGATAAATATAAAGGTAATGATCCCAAACAGTATGACTTCAGTACGTTTACGCTGTTTATGGGATGCCAAGGTTACGGCAAAGGCAGCAGAACTCATTAGCACCAACACCCCTGTTGCATAGGCTCCACCTTGAGCTTCCACATTTGCCTGAAAAATTAAGGTGACTATAAAGGCGATCGCGGTATAAACCAAAACCAAGGGACGTACTACCAATGTCCAGTTGGGAGCCATCCCATAGCGCGGTAGGTAACGCGGCACGATATTCAGTAGCCCTGCCATTGCCGAGGCTCCCGCAAACCACAGAATCGAGATGGTGCTGAGATCGTAAATAGTCCCCAAGATATCACCGAAAAACTGGTGAGTTAAAAAAGCAAGGGCGCGACCATTTGCTTTACCACCTGCCTCAAACTCTGCCGCAGGGATCAAAAGGGTCGTAACTATACTACTGGTGAGCAGAAAAAAGCTCATAATCCAAGCGGCACTCGTTAGCAACTTATGGGTATTTTTAATCCGTCCCTTAGGCTTTTCTTCTGTATCTTCACCATATCCATTGACTAGAGGCATTACGGCTACGCCTGTTTCAAATCCTGATAGTCCTAGAGCAAGCTTGGGAAATACCAATAACGAAATACCTAATAGCATCAATGGATTTTGATTATTCGCAAAGACAGCTTTTTGCCAATTGGCGATCGCTTCGGGATGGATGAATATTTCATGCAAACCTACGGACACAGTAACCAAGTTCAGCAACAAATATATAGCCACCAAAATGACAGCAAGGCCGATCGCTTCACGAAAACCCTTCAGGAAAATCGCACCTAGTAAGGCAATTAGGACTAACGTGATTGGTACTACCTGCCCATGAAAAAATGCGGGGACTAGGGGGTTTTCCACAATATGGGCGGTCGCATCGGCGGCTGACAGAGTAATGGTAATAATAAAGTCCGTCGCCACAAATCCTAACAAGCAAAGAACCAATAGCTTGCCCTGCCACCATGTCAACAAATGCTCCAACATTGCGAGGGAGCCTTCCCCATGAGGGCTGATCGCCGCCACTTTACGGTAAATTGGTAATGCGCCAAACAGAGTTAGTAACAGCAAGATCAATGTCGCGATCGGTGACAACGCACCTGCGGCAAGGGCGGCAATCCCCGGTTGATAGCCAAGGGTAGAGAAATAGTCCACACCCGTTAAACACATCACCTGCCACCAGCTATGCTTATCGCTGTGTTTATGGGAAGGTTCATCATTCTTGTCAGGATGATCTTTGGCAGAATGACTGCCTGCTAAGAGCCAATTTTTTAAGTTTTGAAGTAACTCAGATTTATTAGAAGAGGGGACAGGTGAAGCCATAGGGCAACTTTTCGATAACACTCCTTCAGTCTACGGCATCCTTATGATCAAGTTCGATGTTGCAGAACTTTACTAAATTATAGTGCGATATATAGTGCAATCAGAACCCGTAGTAATTGCTAAAAATTTAGTCAATAAATTGTGTTTGGGCAAAGATATTTGCCTATTATTAATGATTTGATATCTATACCCCATAAAGGGTTAGATACAGATATATTACTTAATGTCATCCATGACAAAACCAAGATTTCTTCTTGGCAAGATCGACTACCCCCAAAGCGATCAAGATGTTCAACTTACTCAAGGTACTGCATAATTCTGTCTATCTCCAACAAGTAGAGAATCGATCTTTACAGTGTGAATGGAAATGGAAGATGCGGATATTTGGGCTCTGAAGCAGCAAAAACTGTCATTACACTCCAAAAATCTATTTCCGCAAAATTATCAACAATTGCTGATGACAAAAATCACATTTTTATTGATACTTTTGAAAAGTTAAAGCTGTTATTTCGTAATAATTGATTTTACTCTTTGTAAGTGACTATCCTAAACGCCCCAACTTTGATCTTAGTGATTGATGACCAAGTGTTTAGTTAGACTCTCCGTTAATCTCCCCTCATTATAGAGTTTTGTAAATTAGTGCATACTCATTTACAAAACAAAAAACAATCACAGTAAAGGTTTTGAGTGTTAATTTTGCTGTAGACAAAATGAAAATCGCTATATACTCTACGTTTGTTGATTGCTGTCCGTGATTTCCGCCAAAGTATCATTTCATCACAAGTTCCTGTGAATCGCCAATAAACATCTCATTGTCTAAGAAAACTTCATGCTAAAACTTAGGATTTTCAATACCAAGATTCCTCAAGAGCTAGAATCTGTTCACATATCACCTGAAACTAGTAAGAAGAATGATTTTCTAATTGGTCGCGCACCATATTGTGATGTACCTCTCAGCAATCCCACTGTTAGCCGAGAACATTGCAAAATCTCGTTTTTAGACGATCAATATTACTTCACTGATTTAGGCAGTACTAACGGCTCCCAAATCAACAATATTGCCCGTGAAGCTTTGAAAGCTTTTCGTCTTGCAGTGAACGATACAATTCAACTAGGTGACTTTACGCTCTTAGTTGAAGAAATTACGGTCTATTCTCAGTTAGATAATTTATTTGAAGAAGAAGAAGAACCTACTGAGCCATCAATTGCTCATTTATATCCTTCTGTTACTACAGAGATGTCATCTGGCGATCGGAAGAGCGATCGTGCCGTAGATATTGTGGCTTCTATGGTTGAAGCTTCTGTGGATCCTAGTCAATATATGCCACTTGCTGTCCTTGATCCCCATGAGATTCCTCGCTGGACAAAGGGAAATCTTACTTTGAAATGTGTCAATATCATTGCCGAAACCGCCGATGTCAAGACCTTTAGCTTTGTGACTACGCCTCCCCATTTATTTACCTATAAAGCAGGACAGTTCATTACTCTAGAAACAGCAATTGATGGCGTAGAAGTGTCACGTTCTTATTCTATTTCCTCAACTCCATCACGTCCCCATTCTCTCGAAATTACCGTTAAACAAGATCCTTCGCTAAATCCTGAAGATTTTACAATCTTTGAGGATTTGATGTCCAATTGGCTGCATAACAATTTCAATGTGGGTTCACAAATCCGTGCTAGGGGAGCATTTGGCAATTTCACTTGTTTTGATTATCCTTCTCAAAAGTTACTATTTCTATCGGCTGGTATTGGCATTCCGCCAATGATGTCCATGGCTCGATGGATTTATGACACTCATTCCGATTGTGATGTAGTGTTTTTCCATTGTGCGCGCAGTCCACAGGATATTATCTATCAACAGGAATTAGAACTGATGGCAGCACGATCACCTAAGTTTCATTTAGCTATTACGGTCACTCGCCCCACAGTGCAACAACCATGGATAGGGCTACGTGGTAGATTGACCACTGCAATGTTGGAAATGATTGCTCCTGATTGGCGCGATCGCACTGTATTTGTACATGGACCTGAAGGCTTTATGCAAAGCACAAAATCTTTGTT containing:
- a CDS encoding tetratricopeptide repeat protein, encoding MILSRHARWFLWAVSLAALPWLMTVAPSQAQELGGQTQVVAQADRKAEADRLLQQGIQQCQTGQCEAAFQSWEQALTIYRAIKDRLGEGKALGNLGIAYYALGKYDKAIEFHLQALAILRETKKRQGEGSVLGNLGLAYYALGKYDKAIEFQLQSLAIKREIKDRLGEGQSLGNLGSAYYSLGKYDKAIEFYSQHLAIAREIKDRLGEGQSLGNLGSAYYSLGKYDKAIEFYSQSLAIKREIKDRLGEGQSLGNLGLAYNALGKYDKAIEFQLQSLAIAREIKARLGEGQSLGNLGLAYFYLGKYDKAIEFQLQSLAIAREIKDRLGEGNSLGNLGNAYDALGKYDKAIEFYSQTLAIAREIKDRSGEMNGLNDLGETYEKLNRDREAMISFQQALTIAREIGDRSVEGYALANLGIVLSRAKRPELAILFYKQSINVREAIRKDIKKLDKDIQHSYLATVADTYRNLADLLLQQNRIMEALQILDLLKIQELEDYLKNIKGNDRTSQGVSPLAPEKAISDQLLAISFENAPDINNQLASQIQQLPKTEINKVPDYLNQIPAGTVLLYPFILGDRLELILFAPNTLPIHRTVAIKQTELEELIKDFRGALQDSGTEDFREPSQKFYNLLIKPIESELINTKTIFYAPDGILRYVPLAALYDGKQWLAEKYRINNLIAYSLSDFKPQPKIEPSILAGAFGGKAGEYKFGQKTLPFTIGEVRMIAKTFTNSNTLEENDFSRQATETGLKQHSILHLATHAEFNAGSPDDSRIFFGNGDILKLREISDLSMQNINLIVLSACQTGLSGYSDGVEILGFGYQVQKAGAKQAIASLWSVSDEGTQALMSAFYRELQKGDVTAVEALHRAQISLIKSEKFNHPNYWSAFFAIGNGL
- a CDS encoding alpha-D-glucose phosphate-specific phosphoglucomutase, translating into MSIKVVSTSPFADQKPGTSGLRKKVTVFQTPNYLENFVQSIFDSLEGFAGQTLVVGGDGRYYNRHAIQVILKMAAANGFGKIMVGRGGILSTPAASCVIRKYNAFGGIILSASHNPAGKDGDFGIKYNTGNGGPAPEKITDAIYDITKSISEYKILEASDLDLDRIGETKLGDTVVEVIDSVADYAELMESLFDFDRIKLLLASPDFSLRFDGMHAVTGPYAQEILVNRLGAPASALQNCVPLEDFGDGHPDPNLVYAHDLVEVLYGDDAPDFGAASDGDGDRNMILGKKFFVTPSDSLAILAANAHHVPAYKGGLAGIARSMPTSQAPDRVAARLGIESYETPTGWKFFGNLLDAGKATLCGEESFGTGSNHVREKDGLWAVLFWLNVLAARQQSVEAIVKEHWQLYGRNFYSRHDYEGVDSDRANTLVNNLRNKFAELKGQKFGNYEVAFADDFSYTDPVDGSVSNNQGIRIGFTDDSRIVFRLSGTGTQGATLRLYVESYEPNIAKHSIDTQEALKELIEIADQIAQIKVLTGREQPTVIT
- a CDS encoding tetratricopeptide repeat protein, with amino-acid sequence MTQRTARQWIINGVLIVITLSFLGVSIAPLIGGLFAPPTQQAANPNQNTSEQERIKIQIEGFEAVLKSDPKNQTALIGLVNLRNQLGKTKETIEPLQTLADSFPDTPEYRMTLAKTYLELKDPKNAAAEYRKILTTKPGYIPALQSVVGLELNDKRPEAAIGLLQDTLKTAETANKIQANTVDTGSVRWILGEVYRQQNRLDDSIATYDQMIKENAKDFRPYVGKAQLKQVQGKEDEAKKLFDKGLELAPAEFKDEVKRLASLAPQKQPFTSPAQSPSTTPETKKP
- a CDS encoding APC family permease, translating into MASPVPSSNKSELLQNLKNWLLAGSHSAKDHPDKNDEPSHKHSDKHSWWQVMCLTGVDYFSTLGYQPGIAALAAGALSPIATLILLLLTLFGALPIYRKVAAISPHGEGSLAMLEHLLTWWQGKLLVLCLLGFVATDFIITITLSAADATAHIVENPLVPAFFHGQVVPITLVLIALLGAIFLKGFREAIGLAVILVAIYLLLNLVTVSVGLHEIFIHPEAIANWQKAVFANNQNPLMLLGISLLVFPKLALGLSGFETGVAVMPLVNGYGEDTEEKPKGRIKNTHKLLTSAAWIMSFFLLTSSIVTTLLIPAAEFEAGGKANGRALAFLTHQFFGDILGTIYDLSTISILWFAGASAMAGLLNIVPRYLPRYGMAPNWTLVVRPLVLVYTAIAFIVTLIFQANVEAQGGAYATGVLVLMSSAAFAVTLASHKQRKRTEVILFGIITFIFIYTTIANIVERPDGIKIAAIFIGIIVVTSLVSRVWRSTELRADHIEMDELAQSFIETTADHTVRIIAHRPNRGDEQEYRQKEQDTRQEHHLPVDDPLIFLEIKVSDPSEFAGTIYIQGHQVGKHRILRSRGAAVPNTIAAILFEIRERTQKLPHAYFGWAEGNPLQYLMRFILFGEGDIAIVTREVLRTAEKDPKRRPGIHVGG
- a CDS encoding FHA domain-containing protein; this encodes MLKLRIFNTKIPQELESVHISPETSKKNDFLIGRAPYCDVPLSNPTVSREHCKISFLDDQYYFTDLGSTNGSQINNIAREALKAFRLAVNDTIQLGDFTLLVEEITVYSQLDNLFEEEEEPTEPSIAHLYPSVTTEMSSGDRKSDRAVDIVASMVEASVDPSQYMPLAVLDPHEIPRWTKGNLTLKCVNIIAETADVKTFSFVTTPPHLFTYKAGQFITLETAIDGVEVSRSYSISSTPSRPHSLEITVKQDPSLNPEDFTIFEDLMSNWLHNNFNVGSQIRARGAFGNFTCFDYPSQKLLFLSAGIGIPPMMSMARWIYDTHSDCDVVFFHCARSPQDIIYQQELELMAARSPKFHLAITVTRPTVQQPWIGLRGRLTTAMLEMIAPDWRDRTVFVHGPEGFMQSTKSLLEGMGFPMQQYHEEDFDETENPSNPSQSKDEPLAN